Proteins encoded together in one Vulcanisaeta thermophila window:
- a CDS encoding methionine adenosyltransferase, with product MPRNVTVNIIDRKPVTELNVELVERKGLGHPDYIADASAEAVSRALSNYYLERYGVILHHNVDKVLVVGGQANPRFGGGDVLQPIYIIVAGRVTTEVKTATGVEKIPVGPLIISSIKEWIKNNFRFLDPDRHVVIDYRIGMGSTDLVGVYELGVKAAKVPLANDTSIGVGFAPLTETERLVLETERMLNSREFKAKLPEVGEDVKVMALRIGKNVKLTVASAMISSLIKDKDHYLNVKDEVKNKILDLATKVSPDLSVDVTVNAADKPEHGIFYLTVTGTSAEHGDDGATGRGNRANGLITPMRPMTMEATAGKNPVSHIGKIYNVLANKIAERIYSEVKGLREVYVYLLSQIGKPIDEPLVANVDLLTEPGINLTGEMKSEVEGIVNEELERIVTITDLVIKNRVTLF from the coding sequence ATGCCCAGGAACGTAACCGTTAACATAATAGATAGAAAGCCCGTGACCGAGTTAAATGTGGAGCTTGTGGAGAGGAAGGGTCTTGGTCACCCTGACTACATAGCCGATGCATCAGCGGAGGCTGTGAGTAGGGCCTTGTCCAACTACTACCTTGAGAGGTACGGCGTGATACTTCACCATAATGTGGATAAGGTCCTAGTGGTTGGTGGGCAGGCAAACCCAAGGTTTGGTGGTGGTGATGTGCTTCAGCCTATATACATTATAGTTGCTGGTAGGGTCACCACGGAGGTCAAAACAGCCACTGGTGTGGAGAAGATACCCGTGGGTCCCCTGATAATATCATCAATAAAGGAATGGATCAAGAACAACTTCAGGTTCCTTGATCCGGATAGGCATGTGGTTATTGATTACAGGATTGGCATGGGCTCCACAGACCTAGTGGGTGTTTATGAGCTTGGCGTTAAGGCTGCGAAGGTACCCCTGGCCAACGACACCTCAATAGGTGTGGGCTTTGCCCCACTAACTGAAACTGAAAGGCTGGTACTTGAGACTGAGAGGATGCTTAACTCCAGGGAGTTTAAGGCAAAACTACCAGAGGTGGGTGAGGATGTTAAGGTGATGGCGTTGAGGATCGGCAAGAATGTTAAGTTAACAGTAGCCTCGGCAATGATATCATCACTAATAAAGGATAAGGATCACTATCTAAACGTTAAGGATGAGGTTAAGAACAAAATACTGGATTTAGCCACCAAGGTTAGCCCCGACCTCTCTGTCGATGTGACGGTTAATGCTGCCGATAAGCCTGAGCATGGGATATTTTACCTAACTGTAACGGGGACCTCAGCAGAGCATGGGGATGACGGAGCCACTGGGCGTGGTAATAGGGCTAATGGCTTGATAACGCCCATGAGGCCCATGACCATGGAGGCCACCGCAGGTAAGAACCCGGTGTCCCACATTGGGAAAATATATAATGTACTTGCCAATAAGATTGCTGAGAGGATTTACAGTGAGGTTAAGGGACTGAGGGAGGTCTATGTATACCTCCTCAGCCAAATAGGTAAGCCCATTGATGAACCACTTGTGGCTAATGTAGACTTACTAACAGAACCTGGTATCAACCTAACTGGGGAAATGAAGAGTGAGGTTGAGGGCATTGTTAATGAGGAACTTGAGCGCATCGTCACAATAACTGATCTTGTAATTAAGAATAGAGTAACCTTATTCTAA
- a CDS encoding DUF460 domain-containing protein, with product MLSELSAGPIIGIDINGRRFSYAVLSNGEVVDKGVVEPSDLIKLIKRVRPRALAIDSISELLELAPSVIKGIGKLPFTVSIVQVTRVKPDREETMEYLARNYLGLNITKLDPDTTAEVAARLCAMGIGSLVRVYEPETRIVIKASVSTTPGGMSRNRYMRNVMHRIKYLAKEVKEVLEKNNIDYDVFRTDSEGIRSVVFIAYADKSRVRSLIKPRRSMDVKLTIESVPSDSIRYVGLDEDYEIEGLKQTKGRHLIVGVDPGIVTGLAIMDLEGNVLSLHSGKNLSRRHALRIIYQYGTPVLIAVDTVKPSEYAKKLAAMVGAALYYPERDLSIAEKSKIALELSREQGVNVKDPHMRDALAAAYKAFTKIKPKLDKVEEEVQRVIRESIDEVKALVIKGLSVKQAIDEVSKRVSINQPVEVKVVTTEKGNCECRDVREEYERIISTLQGEVDRLNKLYLEAKNKLEELINNYDVEARRDQLIRSLEARLNILESELEKYKLKVRSYMESIDNMRRGIYDYVNGDNYLVIRLSENMNLNKIAKLPNIIPALTLNEILNVGIDELIRRGINTVLVLGDNVDKNAVKPLWKRGLRAIPIRMVMGNDDEIFVRKGMIDSLISKLEGELLREVDEDYLRRLINEYRNLNRTT from the coding sequence ATGCTTAGTGAATTAAGTGCGGGGCCGATAATAGGCATTGACATTAACGGTAGGAGGTTCTCATACGCGGTGCTGAGTAATGGTGAGGTTGTGGATAAGGGTGTTGTGGAGCCCAGTGATTTGATTAAGTTGATTAAGAGGGTGAGGCCCAGGGCATTGGCGATAGATAGTATCAGTGAACTCCTTGAGTTAGCCCCATCGGTTATTAAGGGTATTGGTAAGCTTCCATTCACCGTGAGCATAGTACAGGTAACCAGGGTGAAACCTGATAGGGAGGAGACCATGGAGTACCTGGCGAGGAATTACCTGGGGCTGAACATTACCAAACTGGACCCCGACACTACGGCCGAGGTTGCGGCTAGGCTATGTGCCATGGGCATCGGCTCCCTGGTACGCGTGTACGAGCCAGAGACTAGGATTGTGATAAAGGCCTCGGTATCAACAACACCAGGTGGTATGAGTAGGAATAGGTACATGCGCAATGTAATGCATAGAATCAAGTACCTGGCTAAGGAGGTTAAGGAGGTGCTGGAGAAGAATAACATTGATTATGATGTATTCCGCACGGACAGTGAGGGTATTAGGTCCGTGGTCTTCATAGCATATGCCGATAAGTCCAGGGTTAGGTCGTTAATAAAGCCTAGGAGGAGTATGGATGTTAAGTTAACCATAGAATCCGTGCCATCGGACTCAATAAGGTATGTGGGGCTTGATGAGGATTATGAAATTGAGGGGTTAAAGCAAACCAAGGGTAGGCACTTAATTGTTGGTGTGGATCCTGGGATAGTAACGGGGCTGGCGATAATGGATCTTGAGGGGAACGTACTAAGCCTACATAGTGGTAAGAACCTAAGTAGGAGGCACGCCCTGAGAATCATTTACCAATACGGAACACCAGTCCTAATAGCCGTGGACACCGTCAAACCCTCCGAATACGCTAAGAAACTAGCAGCCATGGTGGGCGCAGCACTCTACTATCCAGAGAGGGATTTAAGCATCGCTGAAAAGAGCAAAATAGCCCTTGAATTATCCAGGGAGCAGGGGGTCAATGTAAAGGACCCGCACATGAGGGACGCCCTAGCAGCCGCTTACAAGGCCTTCACTAAGATAAAGCCCAAGCTGGATAAGGTTGAGGAGGAGGTTCAAAGGGTTATTAGGGAGTCCATTGATGAGGTGAAGGCGTTAGTTATTAAGGGATTATCTGTGAAACAGGCTATTGACGAGGTTAGTAAGAGGGTTTCCATAAACCAACCCGTCGAGGTCAAGGTAGTAACCACGGAGAAGGGCAACTGTGAGTGTAGGGATGTTCGTGAGGAATATGAGAGGATAATAAGCACGCTACAGGGTGAGGTGGATAGGCTGAATAAGCTATACCTAGAGGCTAAGAATAAGTTGGAGGAATTGATCAATAATTACGACGTAGAGGCAAGGAGGGATCAATTAATTAGGTCCCTGGAGGCTCGCCTAAACATCCTAGAGAGTGAGTTGGAGAAGTATAAACTTAAGGTGAGGAGTTACATGGAATCAATAGATAATATGAGGAGGGGCATTTATGATTATGTAAATGGTGATAATTACCTGGTAATAAGGCTCTCGGAGAACATGAACCTCAATAAAATAGCCAAGCTGCCCAACATAATCCCCGCACTAACATTAAATGAGATATTGAACGTGGGGATCGACGAGTTAATCAGAAGGGGGATTAACACAGTATTAGTTTTGGGCGATAATGTTGATAAGAACGCGGTAAAGCCATTATGGAAGAGGGGATTAAGGGCTATACCCATAAGGATGGTGATGGGCAATGACGATGAGATATTCGTGAGGAAGGGTATGATTGATAGCTTGATTAGTAAGTTAGAGGGAGAGTTGTTGAGGGAGGTTGATGAGGATTACTTAAGGAGGTTAATAAATGAGTATAGGAATTTGAATCGCACCACTTAG
- a CDS encoding serine/threonine-protein kinase RIO2, translating into MSIKSIVDAYDALDSLDLRILRLVEVGHRRFEYVPLEVIVDWSKRSEELVSKSLKKLNALNLIIRSKGNYTGYRLTFNGYDVLALHTLAKRGIITKVSPTPIGVGKESDVYAGDSEGGGKLVLKFHRLGRTSFRQIRRFRNWVGNRRHITWLYESRLSAHAEYKALVLAHNNGLRVPMPIAVNRHTVVMKYINGIQLSEVNDLENPEETLWSIIEDVRKAYRDVGIVHGDLSEFNILISLDDGEPYIIDWPQWVPRNSPGALEILSRDIMNIVRFFVKRFHVDLDVNEVVNYVTEGVEVKEEGLEEALEELLGVKGIEELMGTDYEDEF; encoded by the coding sequence TTGAGTATTAAATCCATCGTGGATGCTTATGACGCGTTGGATTCGCTGGACCTTAGGATACTTAGGCTTGTTGAGGTTGGTCATAGGAGGTTTGAGTACGTGCCCCTGGAGGTGATTGTTGATTGGAGTAAGAGGTCTGAGGAGTTAGTTTCTAAATCCCTAAAGAAACTGAATGCACTAAACCTAATAATTAGGAGTAAGGGCAATTACACAGGGTATAGACTCACATTCAACGGTTACGACGTACTGGCATTGCATACGCTGGCTAAGAGAGGTATCATCACCAAGGTGAGTCCCACACCCATCGGTGTGGGTAAGGAATCCGACGTATACGCAGGTGATAGTGAGGGTGGGGGTAAGTTAGTTCTTAAGTTTCACAGGCTCGGTAGGACCAGCTTTAGGCAAATAAGGAGGTTCAGGAACTGGGTTGGTAATAGGAGACATATTACCTGGCTCTATGAATCGAGGCTCTCGGCACATGCTGAGTATAAAGCGTTGGTGCTGGCCCACAACAATGGACTTAGGGTCCCGATGCCCATAGCGGTTAATAGGCATACTGTGGTTATGAAGTACATAAATGGCATTCAACTATCCGAGGTAAATGACCTGGAGAATCCCGAGGAGACCCTATGGTCAATAATTGAGGATGTAAGGAAGGCATATAGGGATGTTGGCATAGTACATGGGGACCTAAGTGAATTCAACATCTTAATAAGCCTTGATGATGGTGAACCATACATCATAGACTGGCCCCAGTGGGTGCCTAGGAATTCCCCTGGAGCCCTCGAAATCCTCTCGAGGGATATTATGAACATTGTTAGGTTTTTTGTGAAGAGGTTCCACGTGGACTTGGATGTAAATGAAGTGGTTAATTACGTTACCGAGGGCGTTGAGGTTAAGGAGGAGGGCCTTGAGGAGGCCCTTGAGGAATTACTGGGTGTTAAGGGTATTGAGGAGTTGATGGGTACTGATTATGAGGATGAGTTTTAG
- a CDS encoding MFS transporter: MNSQLTIRQSLMASLSTMLVWGFEYYDIILFTSLSSILERLFFPSVNPLVSAVETWGAFASTYFVRPLGALVFGYVGDVMGRRLATVLDAALVGLATLIIGLLPTYYTVGLAAPIMLYSLRLLQGIGLGGEAGGGATWALELTPERIKPFINGIMYSGLSWAVFLTSYVALTAKSYFGAEFTSVGWRILFITGAIPALIALIIRLFGSESPEWVNTVRSGRITKVPIAVVFSRYVIPLMALILINLGLTIYYYGGSGYWAYVMPRIVAVKLSIPQGKALSWALVLGVYGGIGAVIGEVLSGFLIRAVGIRYSFIIPASLLLILSPLIVYLAFTMNPLSIYASLIMGILFGLTAAPQTLYFTSIFPPEVRWTAVAFGWNLNAAIGPLSTLALIFLLESSPATPWPLALYGSVVMVMGALLVVLGALIRVRMYQ, translated from the coding sequence GTGAATAGCCAATTAACGATTAGGCAAAGTTTAATGGCCTCATTATCCACAATGCTGGTTTGGGGCTTTGAATACTACGATATAATACTCTTCACATCATTATCCTCAATCCTAGAGAGGCTCTTCTTCCCCTCAGTAAATCCGCTAGTCAGCGCCGTGGAGACCTGGGGGGCCTTTGCATCCACGTACTTCGTAAGGCCGCTGGGCGCCTTGGTATTTGGTTATGTGGGTGATGTGATGGGTAGGAGGTTGGCCACGGTGCTTGACGCTGCATTGGTGGGGTTGGCAACGTTAATAATAGGCTTATTACCCACCTACTACACCGTGGGCCTAGCCGCACCAATAATGCTCTACTCACTGAGGCTCCTCCAGGGTATTGGGTTGGGTGGTGAAGCTGGTGGTGGTGCCACATGGGCTTTAGAATTAACGCCAGAGAGGATTAAGCCCTTCATAAACGGCATCATGTATAGTGGGCTTTCGTGGGCTGTCTTCTTAACATCGTATGTAGCATTAACAGCAAAATCCTACTTCGGTGCAGAGTTCACTAGCGTTGGTTGGAGGATCCTATTCATCACAGGCGCCATACCCGCACTAATAGCCTTAATAATTAGGTTATTTGGTTCCGAATCCCCAGAGTGGGTTAATACCGTTAGGAGTGGTCGCATCACTAAGGTGCCCATAGCCGTGGTATTCTCCAGGTACGTAATACCCCTCATGGCATTGATACTCATTAACCTTGGCCTAACGATTTACTACTACGGTGGTTCCGGGTACTGGGCCTATGTGATGCCTAGGATAGTCGCCGTTAAATTATCCATACCCCAGGGCAAGGCCCTATCCTGGGCCCTAGTCCTGGGTGTATATGGTGGTATAGGGGCCGTTATTGGTGAAGTACTGAGCGGCTTTTTGATAAGGGCTGTGGGTATTAGGTACTCCTTCATAATACCCGCCTCGTTATTACTCATTCTAAGTCCCTTAATAGTTTACCTGGCCTTCACCATGAATCCGCTGTCCATCTATGCGAGTTTAATAATGGGCATACTCTTCGGACTAACGGCGGCGCCCCAAACCCTCTACTTTACATCAATATTCCCTCCCGAGGTTAGGTGGACCGCCGTGGCCTTTGGCTGGAACTTAAACGCAGCGATAGGTCCGTTGAGCACCCTAGCCCTGATATTCCTCCTTGAATCCTCACCGGCAACTCCCTGGCCCCTGGCGTTGTATGGCTCGGTGGTTATGGTAATGGGCGCATTACTCGTGGTCCTGGGCGCCCTTATCAGGGTACGCATGTATCAGTAA
- the ribH gene encoding 6,7-dimethyl-8-ribityllumazine synthase — protein MSSTTRVRLAIVVAEFNYDITYMMLQKALDHAKFLGAEVTYVVKVPGTYDMPLAVKELLVKEDVDAVATIGAVIQGETKHDELVANQTARKLMDLSVDYGKPVTLGIIGPGANRMQAMERIEEYARRAVEAAIKLARRVSALRTSKYTGGTVFIE, from the coding sequence ATGAGCTCGACGACCAGGGTTAGGCTTGCCATTGTGGTTGCGGAGTTCAACTACGACATAACATACATGATGCTCCAGAAGGCACTGGACCACGCCAAGTTCCTGGGTGCCGAGGTTACCTATGTGGTCAAGGTCCCGGGGACTTACGACATGCCTCTGGCGGTTAAGGAGTTGCTGGTTAAGGAGGATGTGGATGCCGTGGCCACGATAGGAGCTGTGATACAGGGCGAGACCAAGCATGATGAGTTAGTGGCTAACCAAACAGCCCGTAAATTGATGGACCTATCCGTGGATTACGGGAAACCCGTGACCCTGGGCATAATAGGGCCTGGGGCCAATAGGATGCAGGCCATGGAGAGGATTGAGGAGTACGCGAGGCGCGCTGTGGAGGCTGCCATAAAGCTTGCCAGGAGGGTCTCGGCTTTAAGAACCAGCAAGTACACCGGTGGGACTGTCTTCATTGAGTAG
- a CDS encoding radical SAM protein translates to MSINTEVMESFARLWVWRYIRDKLPWYYEVSTNRKPAKYLIAARVPVDEKFRELSEGDLWREFDNALGEFLSLWGRVRNNEVDIRSIPRATPSLLDLVVEITRRMIRHCEFCEWRCRVDRTGGRRLGVCMLDTTSRVATYFHHMGEELPLRGTMGSGTIFFTSCNMRCAFCQNADISRDRLNGVPMTPRQLASVAIMLRLEGVHNINWVGGEPTPHLHNIAEAINLMAREGIKVLDDLTDEEYEGILMVKSDPFMYRFSRDWAFYGGEVNVPMLWNSNMYMTESTMKLLRVLMDIWLPDFKYGNDKCAFRISRTPRYFEVVSRNHKLIYEWGEDVIIRHLVMPGHVEDDTKPVLEWIAKNMPGVLVNIMDQYRPENETDPHSRNYNPEFRELTRRPSREELMEVYRYARSLGLNFEIISFEKKMDIAYLGDEDSLMDRIKDNGNAY, encoded by the coding sequence ATGAGTATTAATACTGAGGTAATGGAATCCTTCGCCAGGCTCTGGGTCTGGAGGTACATCAGGGATAAACTACCCTGGTATTATGAAGTATCCACCAACAGGAAACCCGCAAAGTACTTAATAGCGGCTAGGGTACCCGTTGATGAGAAATTCAGGGAGTTGAGTGAGGGGGATTTATGGAGGGAATTCGACAACGCCCTGGGGGAGTTCCTAAGTCTATGGGGCAGGGTTAGGAATAATGAGGTGGATATTAGGTCTATCCCAAGGGCAACCCCATCACTACTGGACCTCGTGGTGGAGATTACCAGGAGGATGATAAGGCACTGCGAGTTCTGTGAGTGGAGGTGCCGTGTTGATAGGACGGGCGGTAGGAGACTTGGCGTGTGTATGCTCGACACAACCAGTAGGGTGGCCACGTACTTCCACCACATGGGTGAGGAGCTACCCCTAAGGGGTACCATGGGCTCAGGAACAATATTCTTCACAAGCTGCAACATGAGGTGCGCCTTCTGCCAAAACGCGGACATAAGCAGGGATAGGCTTAACGGTGTGCCCATGACACCGAGGCAGCTGGCCTCCGTGGCAATAATGCTCAGGCTTGAGGGCGTTCACAACATTAACTGGGTTGGTGGTGAACCCACACCCCACCTCCACAATATTGCGGAGGCCATAAACCTAATGGCCAGGGAGGGCATTAAGGTACTTGATGATTTAACCGATGAGGAGTACGAGGGAATCCTCATGGTTAAGTCGGACCCATTCATGTACAGGTTTAGTCGTGACTGGGCATTCTACGGTGGCGAGGTCAACGTGCCAATGCTGTGGAACAGCAACATGTACATGACAGAGAGCACCATGAAGCTACTTAGGGTATTAATGGACATATGGCTCCCTGATTTCAAGTACGGAAATGACAAGTGCGCATTTAGAATCTCGAGAACGCCCAGGTACTTTGAGGTTGTGTCGAGGAACCACAAACTCATTTATGAATGGGGTGAGGACGTAATAATAAGGCACCTGGTGATGCCAGGGCATGTGGAGGACGACACAAAGCCCGTGCTCGAGTGGATCGCAAAGAACATGCCAGGGGTCCTCGTGAACATAATGGATCAGTACAGGCCCGAGAATGAGACGGACCCACACTCAAGGAATTACAACCCTGAGTTCAGGGAATTAACCAGGAGGCCCAGTAGGGAGGAGTTAATGGAGGTTTATAGGTACGCCAGGAGCCTCGGGCTTAACTTCGAAATCATAAGTTTCGAGAAGAAGATGGACATTGCGTACCTGGGTGATGAGGACTCACTTATGGATAGGATTAAGGACAATGGTAATGCTTATTAA
- a CDS encoding transcriptional regulator, with translation MNRDKAVGIGLLVISIVIILAYIYLTFLTPYSLMVLKITDTLIIIVVFGILAWIGYTLATTPPPKPIEEIEKEIEEELKKLEEESKQEQQRAQ, from the coding sequence ATGAATAGGGATAAGGCTGTGGGCATTGGTCTACTGGTGATATCAATAGTGATAATACTAGCCTACATATACCTAACATTCCTCACACCATACAGCCTAATGGTGCTTAAGATCACCGACACACTAATAATAATCGTGGTCTTCGGAATCCTGGCCTGGATTGGGTATACACTGGCCACAACACCACCACCCAAGCCCATTGAGGAGATTGAGAAGGAGATTGAGGAGGAGCTTAAGAAGCTTGAGGAGGAGTCAAAGCAGGAGCAGCAAAGGGCTCAGTAA
- a CDS encoding ATPase: protein MRKTSALSRALVLTVIALSLLATTIHAQVSSAEAQVLSARYLAAGIGFGLAALGAGIGIGIAGAASISALIERRDLFALYLMFVALAEAIAIYGFVIFFILY from the coding sequence ATGAGGAAGACTTCAGCCCTAAGCAGGGCTTTGGTACTAACGGTAATAGCGCTGAGCCTACTGGCAACAACAATCCACGCACAGGTATCCTCAGCAGAGGCCCAGGTACTCTCCGCCAGGTACCTAGCGGCTGGGATAGGCTTTGGCCTCGCAGCCCTGGGTGCTGGCATTGGTATTGGCATTGCGGGTGCTGCCTCAATAAGCGCATTGATAGAGAGGAGGGACTTATTTGCATTGTACCTAATGTTCGTGGCGCTGGCAGAGGCAATAGCGATATACGGCTTCGTAATATTCTTCATACTATACTAA
- a CDS encoding AMP-binding protein, which translates to MPLSRKFYSLDRIRRMAMEAAENPARFWADKAEYLTWFERPKSVLEGKAPDVYWFRGGYLNISYNAIDRHLPGKGNRVAFYWENERGDSKVISYWDLYREVNRAAYVLRELGVKRGDTVSMMMPNTPEAVYFGLAVHRLGATLVIHYAGLSEEVLASRLQDCGSRVFIVASKGFRAGDEVRMKDLVDRTLERYQTPVEKVLVVSRGFSDFNLKQGRDLVYEDIAPKGKVYVEPVPVEANEPATIYYTSGTTGRPKGLVQTNGGYVIGLNWTFRALFNPRDDDVWWTISELGWPVWPMANLYTIPVMGLTGLLFEGFVGYRRDLFSRIIEKYHVSLIWSSTTTLYTIRSIGEEAVRSGDTSSLRIILNTGETLNPGVAEWYLQELPNTIIADAYWMTEHLIPIAATPYGLGEIPFKPGSAGIQFPGSRWLVVDDDGNPVKPGQRGYIVIAIPNPAMAKMWNDPNNERLIKTYWSRFPGYFYTGDYGFYDEDGYLYVLGRADDILTVSGERYGTMDIEGVLARHKAVAEAAVVGSPAKEGGERVLAFVVLKSGETPSEALINDIKEFARTSGVRVDDVIIVRRLPKTKSGKIMRRLLRALVRNEPYGDISTLDDVRTLDDIKAALKERGYLS; encoded by the coding sequence ATGCCTCTATCTCGAAAGTTCTATTCCCTAGATAGGATTAGGAGGATGGCTATGGAGGCCGCAGAGAATCCTGCTAGGTTCTGGGCTGATAAGGCTGAGTACCTCACCTGGTTTGAGAGGCCTAAGTCCGTACTTGAGGGTAAGGCGCCCGATGTTTATTGGTTCCGTGGTGGTTACCTAAACATTAGTTATAATGCCATTGATAGGCACCTACCGGGTAAGGGTAACAGGGTGGCCTTTTACTGGGAGAATGAGCGGGGTGATAGTAAGGTCATTAGTTACTGGGACCTGTACAGGGAGGTTAATAGGGCCGCCTACGTACTTAGGGAATTGGGCGTTAAGAGGGGCGACACGGTGTCCATGATGATGCCCAACACGCCGGAGGCTGTTTACTTTGGTCTTGCTGTCCATAGGTTGGGTGCAACCCTGGTGATTCACTACGCTGGGCTTTCCGAGGAGGTCCTTGCCTCTAGGCTCCAGGACTGTGGCTCCAGGGTATTCATAGTGGCTTCCAAGGGGTTTAGGGCTGGTGATGAGGTTAGAATGAAGGACCTCGTGGATAGGACCCTGGAGAGGTACCAGACACCCGTGGAGAAGGTCCTGGTGGTCTCTAGGGGATTCTCAGACTTCAACCTCAAGCAGGGTAGGGACTTGGTTTATGAAGACATTGCACCCAAGGGTAAGGTTTACGTGGAGCCAGTCCCCGTGGAGGCCAATGAACCCGCGACAATTTACTACACATCAGGAACCACGGGTAGGCCTAAGGGGTTGGTGCAGACGAATGGTGGTTACGTGATTGGGCTTAATTGGACCTTCAGGGCCTTGTTTAATCCCAGGGATGATGATGTTTGGTGGACCATTAGCGAGCTTGGGTGGCCCGTGTGGCCCATGGCCAACCTATACACAATACCCGTGATGGGCCTGACCGGGTTGCTGTTTGAGGGCTTCGTGGGGTATAGGAGGGACTTGTTCAGTAGGATTATTGAGAAGTACCACGTATCGTTAATTTGGAGTAGCACCACTACGCTCTACACGATAAGGAGTATTGGCGAGGAGGCTGTGAGGTCGGGGGACACGTCATCGCTTAGGATAATATTAAACACGGGCGAGACCCTGAACCCTGGGGTGGCTGAGTGGTACCTTCAGGAGCTGCCTAACACAATAATTGCCGATGCTTACTGGATGACGGAGCACCTAATACCAATAGCCGCAACACCATATGGGCTTGGTGAGATACCCTTCAAGCCGGGCTCTGCGGGTATTCAATTCCCAGGGTCCAGGTGGCTCGTGGTTGATGATGACGGTAACCCAGTGAAGCCGGGCCAGAGGGGCTACATAGTAATAGCCATACCAAACCCAGCAATGGCTAAGATGTGGAATGACCCCAATAATGAGAGATTGATAAAGACATACTGGTCCAGATTCCCAGGTTACTTCTACACGGGCGATTACGGCTTTTATGATGAGGATGGCTACCTATACGTGCTCGGCAGGGCCGATGACATATTAACAGTCAGTGGTGAGAGGTACGGCACCATGGACATAGAGGGTGTCCTGGCCAGGCATAAGGCAGTTGCGGAGGCCGCGGTGGTGGGTTCACCGGCTAAGGAGGGTGGTGAGAGGGTGCTCGCATTCGTGGTGCTTAAGAGTGGGGAGACACCCTCAGAGGCCCTTATTAATGATATTAAGGAGTTCGCTAGGACATCCGGTGTTAGGGTTGACGATGTGATAATAGTAAGGAGGCTGCCAAAGACCAAGTCCGGAAAGATAATGAGGAGACTATTAAGGGCCCTGGTTAGGAACGAACCCTATGGTGACATATCCACACTGGATGATGTGAGGACACTGGACGACATAAAGGCGGCGCTTAAGGAGAGGGGGTACCTAAGCTGA